The following coding sequences lie in one Stenotrophomonas rhizophila genomic window:
- a CDS encoding crotonase/enoyl-CoA hydratase family protein: MSAVHPFAPRPQLHPTLRITEEAHRDVYWIHMHANLVDQPGRPCFASRLVDDIVGYQRELGERLSISHALSPHVVLASDSDVFNLGGDLELFCRLIRDGDRPRLLDYAQRCVRGVHAFHAGLGVRAHSIALVQGNALGGGFEAALSCHTIVAEEGVLMGLPEVLFDLFPGMGAYSFMCQRISPRLAEKIMLDGNLYTARQLHEMGLVDVVVPVGEGVAAVERVIKDSKRIPHAWAAMREVSEVSSMVPLHEMMRITEIWVDTAMQLGEKSLRTMDRLVRAQGRRNGDAG; the protein is encoded by the coding sequence ATGTCTGCAGTCCATCCCTTTGCCCCCCGCCCGCAGCTGCACCCGACCCTGCGCATCACCGAAGAAGCGCACCGTGACGTGTACTGGATCCACATGCACGCCAACCTGGTCGACCAGCCCGGTCGCCCCTGCTTCGCCTCGCGGCTGGTGGACGATATCGTGGGCTACCAGCGCGAGCTCGGCGAACGCCTGAGCATCTCGCACGCCTTGTCCCCGCACGTGGTGCTGGCGTCGGACAGCGACGTGTTCAACCTGGGCGGCGACCTGGAACTGTTCTGCCGCCTGATCCGCGACGGCGACCGCCCGCGCCTGCTCGACTACGCCCAGCGCTGCGTGCGCGGGGTGCATGCGTTCCACGCCGGCCTGGGCGTGCGCGCGCACAGCATCGCGCTGGTGCAGGGCAACGCGCTTGGCGGTGGCTTCGAGGCGGCCCTGAGCTGCCACACCATCGTGGCCGAGGAAGGCGTGCTGATGGGCCTGCCCGAGGTGCTGTTCGACCTGTTCCCCGGCATGGGCGCCTACTCCTTCATGTGCCAGCGGATCAGCCCGCGCCTGGCCGAGAAGATCATGCTGGACGGCAACCTCTACACCGCCCGCCAACTGCACGAGATGGGCCTGGTGGACGTGGTGGTGCCGGTGGGTGAAGGCGTGGCCGCGGTCGAGCGGGTGATCAAGGACAGCAAGCGCATTCCGCACGCCTGGGCGGCCATGCGCGAAGTGTCGGAAGTGTCCAGCATGGTGCCGCTGCACGAAATGATGCGGATCACCGAGATCTGGGTGGACACGGCCATGCAGCTGGGCGAAAAGTCGCTGCGTACGATGGACCGGCTGGTGCGGGCACAGGGACGGCGCAACGGTGATGCCGGCTGA
- the prfB gene encoding peptide chain release factor 2 (programmed frameshift) encodes MIELNPVRQRITDLTDRVLSLRGYLDYDAKKERLEEVTRELENPDIWNNAEYAQNLGRERANLEKTVGGIATILDGLSESGELLELADSEQDEDTALAVVADLDKYQKHVEQLEFQRMFSGQMDNAAAFVDIQAGAGGTEAQDWAEILLRMYLRWCESRGWKTELMEVSGGDVAGIKSATLRVEGDYAYGWLKTETGVHRLVRKSPFDSDNRRHTSFTSVFVSPEVDDNIEIDINPADLRTDVYRSSGAGGQHVNKTESAVRITHIPTNTVVACQTGRSQHQNRDNAMKMLAAKLYELEIQKRNAERDAVEATKSDIGWGSQIRNYVLDQSRIKDLRTGIERSDTQKVLDGDLDEFVEASLKSGLAVGAKRTDA; translated from the exons ATGATCGAGCTCAATCCTGTCCGCCAGCGCATCACCGATCTCACCGATCGCGTGCTGTCGCTCAGGGGGTATCTT GACTACGACGCCAAGAAAGAGCGTCTGGAAGAAGTAACCCGGGAACTGGAAAACCCGGATATCTGGAACAACGCCGAATACGCCCAGAACCTGGGCCGCGAACGCGCCAACCTTGAAAAGACCGTGGGCGGCATCGCCACGATCCTGGATGGCCTGTCCGAGTCCGGCGAACTGCTGGAACTGGCCGACAGCGAACAGGACGAAGATACCGCCCTGGCCGTGGTCGCCGACCTGGACAAGTACCAGAAGCACGTTGAACAGCTGGAATTCCAGCGCATGTTCTCCGGCCAGATGGACAACGCCGCGGCGTTCGTCGACATCCAGGCCGGCGCCGGTGGTACCGAAGCCCAGGACTGGGCCGAGATCCTGCTGCGCATGTACCTGCGCTGGTGCGAATCGCGCGGCTGGAAGACCGAGCTGATGGAAGTGTCCGGTGGCGACGTCGCCGGCATCAAGTCGGCCACGCTGCGCGTCGAAGGCGATTACGCCTACGGCTGGTTGAAGACCGAAACCGGCGTGCACCGCCTGGTGCGCAAGTCGCCGTTCGATTCGGACAACCGCCGCCACACCAGCTTCACCTCGGTGTTCGTGTCGCCGGAAGTCGATGACAACATCGAAATCGACATCAACCCGGCCGACCTGCGCACCGACGTGTACCGGTCCTCCGGTGCCGGTGGTCAGCACGTCAACAAGACCGAATCGGCGGTGCGCATCACGCACATTCCGACCAACACGGTCGTGGCCTGCCAGACCGGCCGCAGCCAGCACCAGAACCGCGACAACGCGATGAAGATGCTGGCCGCCAAGCTGTACGAGCTGGAAATCCAGAAGCGCAACGCCGAGCGTGACGCCGTGGAAGCCACCAAGTCCGACATCGGCTGGGGCAGCCAGATCCGCAATTACGTGCTCGACCAGAGCCGTATCAAGGACCTGCGCACCGGCATCGAACGGTCGGACACGCAGAAGGTGCTGGACGGCGACCTCGACGAATTCGTCGAAGCCAGCCTGAAGTCCGGCCTGGCCGTGGGTGCCAAACGCACCGACGCCTGA
- the lysS gene encoding lysine--tRNA ligase — protein sequence MNDQTAAPQPPVDENSLIAERRAKLTALRGQGIAYPNDFRREQFAGTLQAEFADAEQWTAEALEATDRQVKMAGRLMAKRVMGKASFAQIQDESGRIQLFLQGSTLGDAYTAFKGWDVGDIIGVEGGLTRTKTGELSVKATSIRLLTKSLRPLPDKWHGLADVEQRYRQRYVDLIVTPESREVFIKRSRIIRAMRAWLDSRDFLEVETPMMHYIPGGATAKPFTTHHNALDLDLYLRVAPELYLKRLVVGGLERVYEINRNFRNEGVSTRHNPEFTMMELYEAYATYTEVMDLTEGVIRDVASKVLGTTTVEWDGATIDLAPAFRRWRMDEAVRHHNPEISAADCTDRDALAAHCERLKIRIKPSYGWGKLLLEIFEATVEHTLVQPTFITDHPVEVSPLARANDDQPGYTDRFELFINGKELANGFSELNDPEDQAARFQAQVTAKEGGDDEAMHYDADYIRALEYGMAPTGGLGIGIDRLVMLLTGSSSIRDVLLFPYMRPEN from the coding sequence ATGAACGATCAGACCGCCGCGCCGCAGCCCCCCGTCGACGAGAACAGCCTCATCGCCGAGCGCCGCGCGAAACTGACCGCCCTGCGCGGGCAGGGCATCGCCTACCCGAACGATTTCCGCCGCGAACAGTTCGCCGGCACCCTGCAGGCCGAGTTCGCCGACGCCGAGCAGTGGACCGCTGAAGCGCTGGAAGCCACCGACCGCCAGGTGAAGATGGCCGGCCGCCTCATGGCCAAGCGCGTCATGGGCAAGGCCAGCTTCGCCCAGATCCAGGACGAGTCCGGCCGCATCCAGCTGTTCCTGCAGGGCAGCACCCTGGGCGATGCCTACACGGCGTTCAAGGGCTGGGACGTGGGCGACATCATCGGCGTGGAAGGCGGGCTCACCCGCACCAAGACCGGCGAGCTGTCGGTCAAGGCCACCAGCATCCGCCTGCTGACCAAGTCGCTGCGCCCGCTGCCGGACAAGTGGCACGGCCTGGCCGACGTGGAGCAGCGCTACCGCCAGCGCTACGTCGACCTGATCGTGACCCCGGAGTCGCGCGAGGTGTTCATCAAGCGCTCGCGGATCATCCGCGCCATGCGCGCCTGGCTGGACAGCCGCGACTTCCTGGAAGTCGAAACGCCGATGATGCATTACATCCCCGGCGGCGCCACGGCCAAGCCGTTCACCACCCACCACAACGCGCTGGACCTGGACCTGTACCTGCGCGTGGCCCCGGAGCTGTACCTCAAGCGCCTGGTCGTGGGTGGGCTGGAGCGCGTGTACGAGATCAACCGCAACTTCCGCAATGAAGGCGTGAGCACCCGCCACAACCCGGAATTCACCATGATGGAGCTGTACGAGGCCTACGCCACGTACACCGAAGTGATGGACCTGACCGAAGGCGTGATCCGTGACGTGGCCAGCAAGGTGCTGGGCACCACCACGGTGGAGTGGGACGGTGCCACCATCGACCTGGCCCCGGCGTTCCGCCGCTGGCGCATGGACGAGGCGGTGCGCCACCACAACCCGGAGATCAGCGCCGCCGACTGCACCGACCGTGATGCGCTGGCCGCCCATTGCGAGCGCCTGAAGATCCGCATCAAGCCGTCCTACGGCTGGGGCAAGCTGCTGCTGGAGATCTTCGAGGCCACCGTCGAGCACACCCTGGTGCAGCCGACCTTCATCACCGACCACCCGGTCGAGGTGTCCCCGCTGGCCCGCGCCAACGACGACCAGCCCGGCTACACCGACCGCTTCGAGCTGTTCATCAACGGCAAGGAGCTGGCCAACGGCTTCTCCGAGTTGAACGACCCGGAAGACCAGGCCGCCCGGTTCCAGGCCCAGGTGACGGCCAAGGAAGGCGGCGACGACGAGGCCATGCACTACGACGCCGATTACATCCGTGCGCTGGAGTACGGCATGGCCCCGACCGGCGGCCTGGGCATCGGCATCGACCGTCTGGTGATGCTGCTGACCGGCAGCAGTTCGATTCGTGATGTGCTGCTGTTCCCCTACATGCGTCCGGAAAACTGA
- a CDS encoding response regulator yields MQPLYPWLKRRLAQRPDTEHGQVVVRIALISLILLYVLLAGARNHLLDEYHGVLATALTGLGMSLLLLGWLLWRPQRSHLRRVVGMLADYGLIALGMIQMGEPLAWVYAVVMWVTVGNGLRYGNRYLAAAIALAMLGFGTTVLLTPYWMDNARLAFFLWLGLAVVPMCCSTLLRRRMRVPPMNESPRTGHAGKQHLLARFKQRLSGRPDSEHAQNLIRIAITSLFIIYLGWRYLENHGDTLLATWLILAFELTVSAGLLAAILLQPGVSHVRRVIGMLTDYSCMGLIMTIQGEPAAPLYAVCLWVTIGNGMRYGSTYLRVATAMGCVAFLCTIMLAPYWQQHSYLAWGLLLGLAAIPLYFDSLLHALTRAVAEARQANEAKSRFLANMSHEFRTPLNGLAGMTEVLATTRLDEEQRECLNTIQASARSLLALVEEVLDISAIEAGKVRVERHEFALADVLQAINLILTPQARTKALEYRVVVDEHVPPRLYGDAGHLQQILLNLMGNAVKFTDDGFVALRVSLLDGQVGERVMLRFEILDSGIGVPAALRERLFDAFEQADVGLARRHEGTGLGTSIAKGLVESMGGRIGYTPNSPRGSVFWVEIALDVAMTPVLTGDTTENGNVIAFSNPFLRHRARVRSLRVLVADDHAANRMVLQRLLEKAGHKVVCVNGGEQVLDMLEQSDFDTAIVDLHMPGMSGLDLLKQLRVMQASGMPYIPVMVLSADVTPDSILRCEQAGARAFLAKPVVATRLLDILADIAANTRPEPGIQAVPAAPVVAGALDPAVLDELAALGMGEGFEKQFIAQCLSDVDGCMARIQTSGEQQAWDQLREHAHALRGVASNLGLVQVANAGGELMRMPDWQLKAEWTPRAAALGNALRQGRKALDARAVALRQSDGDECTPS; encoded by the coding sequence ATGCAGCCCCTGTACCCGTGGCTGAAGCGCCGGCTGGCGCAACGTCCGGATACCGAGCACGGGCAGGTGGTCGTGCGGATCGCCCTGATTTCGCTGATCCTGCTGTATGTGCTGCTGGCGGGGGCGCGCAACCACCTGCTGGACGAGTACCACGGCGTGCTGGCCACGGCGCTGACCGGGCTGGGCATGTCGCTGCTGTTGCTGGGCTGGCTGCTGTGGCGGCCGCAGCGGTCGCACCTGCGCCGGGTGGTCGGCATGCTGGCCGACTACGGGTTGATCGCGCTGGGCATGATCCAGATGGGCGAGCCGCTGGCCTGGGTGTATGCGGTGGTGATGTGGGTGACGGTGGGCAATGGGCTGCGCTACGGCAACCGTTACCTCGCCGCTGCCATCGCGCTGGCCATGCTCGGCTTTGGTACCACCGTGTTGCTGACCCCGTACTGGATGGACAACGCCAGGCTGGCTTTCTTCCTTTGGTTGGGGCTGGCAGTGGTGCCGATGTGCTGCTCGACCCTGCTGCGCCGACGCATGCGAGTGCCCCCCATGAACGAGTCTCCCCGCACCGGCCACGCCGGCAAGCAGCACTTGCTGGCCCGGTTCAAGCAGCGCCTGTCGGGCCGGCCCGACAGCGAGCACGCGCAGAACCTGATCCGCATCGCCATCACCTCGCTGTTCATCATCTACCTGGGGTGGCGCTACCTGGAAAACCACGGCGATACGCTGCTGGCCACCTGGCTGATCCTGGCCTTCGAGCTGACCGTGTCGGCCGGGCTGCTGGCGGCCATCCTGCTGCAGCCGGGCGTATCGCACGTGCGGCGGGTGATCGGCATGCTCACCGACTATTCCTGCATGGGGCTGATCATGACCATCCAGGGCGAGCCGGCCGCGCCGCTGTACGCGGTGTGCCTGTGGGTCACCATCGGCAACGGCATGCGCTATGGCAGCACCTACCTGCGCGTGGCCACGGCCATGGGCTGCGTGGCGTTCCTGTGCACGATCATGCTGGCGCCGTACTGGCAGCAGCACAGCTACCTGGCGTGGGGGCTGCTGCTGGGGCTGGCGGCCATCCCGCTGTACTTCGACTCGCTGCTGCACGCACTGACCCGCGCGGTGGCCGAGGCGCGCCAGGCCAACGAGGCCAAGAGCCGCTTCCTGGCCAACATGAGCCATGAATTCCGCACCCCGCTGAACGGCTTGGCGGGCATGACCGAAGTGCTGGCCACCACCCGCCTGGACGAGGAGCAGCGCGAGTGCCTCAACACCATCCAGGCCTCGGCGCGCAGCCTGCTGGCGCTGGTGGAGGAGGTGCTGGACATCTCGGCCATCGAGGCCGGCAAGGTCCGCGTGGAGCGCCACGAATTCGCCCTGGCCGACGTGCTGCAGGCGATCAACCTGATCCTGACCCCGCAGGCGCGCACCAAGGCGCTGGAGTACCGCGTGGTGGTGGACGAACACGTGCCGCCGCGGCTGTACGGCGATGCCGGCCACCTGCAGCAGATCCTGCTCAACCTGATGGGCAACGCGGTCAAGTTCACCGATGACGGCTTCGTGGCGTTGAGGGTGTCGCTGCTGGACGGGCAGGTCGGCGAGCGGGTGATGCTGCGCTTTGAGATCCTCGATAGCGGCATCGGCGTGCCGGCCGCGCTGCGCGAGCGCCTGTTCGATGCCTTCGAGCAGGCTGACGTGGGCCTGGCCCGCCGCCACGAGGGCACCGGCCTGGGCACCTCCATTGCCAAGGGCCTGGTGGAATCGATGGGCGGCCGCATCGGCTATACCCCCAACAGCCCACGTGGCAGCGTGTTCTGGGTGGAAATCGCGCTGGACGTGGCGATGACCCCGGTACTGACCGGCGACACCACCGAGAATGGCAACGTCATCGCCTTCTCCAATCCGTTCCTGCGCCACCGCGCCCGGGTGCGCAGCCTGCGCGTGCTGGTGGCCGACGACCATGCGGCCAACCGCATGGTGCTGCAGCGCCTGCTGGAGAAGGCCGGCCACAAGGTCGTCTGCGTCAATGGCGGCGAGCAGGTGCTGGACATGCTGGAGCAGTCCGACTTCGACACCGCCATCGTCGACCTGCACATGCCGGGCATGAGCGGCCTGGACCTGCTCAAGCAGCTGCGGGTGATGCAGGCCAGTGGCATGCCCTACATCCCGGTGATGGTGCTCAGTGCCGATGTCACCCCCGATTCGATCCTGCGCTGCGAACAGGCCGGTGCGCGCGCGTTCCTGGCCAAGCCGGTGGTGGCCACGCGGTTGCTCGACATCCTGGCCGACATCGCCGCCAACACGCGGCCCGAGCCGGGTATCCAGGCGGTGCCCGCCGCGCCGGTGGTGGCCGGCGCGCTGGATCCGGCGGTGCTCGACGAGCTGGCCGCGCTGGGCATGGGGGAGGGGTTTGAAAAGCAGTTCATCGCCCAGTGCCTGAGCGATGTCGACGGTTGCATGGCCCGTATCCAGACCAGCGGTGAACAGCAGGCCTGGGATCAGCTGCGCGAACACGCCCACGCGCTGCGTGGGGTGGCCAGCAACCTCGGCCTGGTTCAGGTGGCCAATGCCGGGGGTGAGCTGATGCGCATGCCCGACTGGCAGCTCAAGGCCGAATGGACCCCGCGCGCGGCTGCCCTGGGCAATGCGTTGCGGCAGGGAAGGAAGGCACTCGACGCCCGGGCTGTCGCCCTGCGGCAGTCCGATGGCGACGAGTGCACGCCCTCCTGA
- a CDS encoding DUF6624 domain-containing protein, which translates to MLIALLGGATTAFSAERTIEISRAKGPDPDLRKSIAAQVAASTDPLSPTALKSFRDLLETRGWPTFDAAGREGIDDAGKLLLRASSDVEFQQQLLRLLDDRVGVDIDPLGYARLSDHVQIRHDQTQSYGTLMGLVDGGIAISPVLDGIAAARFFRDFYGLPSVEEQIASARSAHAAGQRLSDINGDPRLSADFKPYTQPAVRQRLGEMIAGDQATRAGLSKATGAAREKLLAEMREIDRKNIGEIKRIFNEVGFPDVQMVGRDGVSTAFLLVQHATDDPAFQRRALELARPLMDSRQMSRQQFAALTDRVLLAEGKQQYYGTQVEIVAGKAVAKSLSDPDGVDSRRASMAMGPLDEYLKILQERYRK; encoded by the coding sequence TTGCTCATCGCACTTCTGGGTGGAGCGACGACGGCTTTCTCTGCGGAACGCACGATCGAGATTTCACGCGCAAAAGGTCCGGACCCGGATCTCAGGAAAAGCATCGCTGCTCAGGTGGCGGCCAGTACAGACCCCTTGTCCCCAACCGCATTGAAGAGCTTCAGGGATCTGCTTGAAACTAGAGGCTGGCCTACGTTTGATGCGGCGGGAAGGGAGGGTATCGACGATGCCGGCAAACTGTTGCTCCGCGCATCGAGCGATGTTGAGTTCCAGCAGCAGCTTCTGCGGCTCCTGGATGATCGGGTGGGGGTAGACATAGATCCGCTTGGCTACGCGCGGCTCTCCGATCACGTTCAGATCAGGCACGATCAGACGCAGTCGTACGGAACACTCATGGGTCTGGTCGACGGCGGGATTGCGATCAGCCCGGTTCTGGACGGCATCGCCGCAGCACGATTCTTCCGTGATTTTTATGGCTTGCCATCTGTCGAGGAGCAGATCGCTTCAGCAAGGTCCGCGCATGCGGCCGGGCAGCGCCTTTCCGACATCAATGGTGATCCACGACTCTCGGCGGACTTCAAGCCGTATACCCAGCCTGCAGTTCGTCAACGATTGGGAGAGATGATCGCAGGCGACCAAGCCACTCGGGCTGGGCTTTCCAAGGCGACTGGAGCGGCGCGCGAAAAGCTGCTGGCCGAGATGCGGGAAATTGACAGAAAGAATATCGGGGAGATAAAGAGAATTTTTAACGAAGTGGGATTTCCCGACGTACAGATGGTGGGTCGGGACGGCGTCTCTACTGCCTTCCTGCTGGTTCAACACGCAACCGACGATCCGGCGTTTCAGCGGCGCGCTCTGGAGCTTGCCAGGCCGTTGATGGATTCGCGCCAGATGTCCAGGCAACAGTTCGCCGCACTCACCGACCGCGTTCTTCTGGCCGAAGGCAAGCAGCAGTATTACGGTACCCAGGTTGAGATCGTGGCGGGAAAGGCGGTTGCAAAATCCCTTTCCGACCCGGATGGGGTGGATTCGCGCAGGGCAAGCATGGCGATGGGACCGCTGGACGAGTATCTGAAGATCCTGCAGGAGCGTTACCGGAAGTAA
- a CDS encoding long-chain fatty acid--CoA ligase — protein MSLERPWLQSYPNGVPAEIDVNEFASVSAVFDTSVAKYRDRPAYSSFGKQLTYGETDALVEQFAAYLLGELQLKKGDRVALMMPNCLQYPVATFGVLRAGLTVVNVNPLYTARELKHQLVDSGAAVLVVVDNFGDTVQQVLADTPIKQVITTGLGDMLGAKGLLVNFVLKYIKKMVPNYSIRGAVRFNQALKLGSRHTLPKVEIDHEDVAFLQYTGGTTGVAKGAMLTNRNLIANMQQASAWLSTSGIEPGKEVIITALPLYHIFALTANGLVFMKFGGCNHLITNPRDMKGFVKELKATRFTAITGVNTLFNGLLNTPGFDEIDFSTVKFTLGGGMAVQRAVAERWKKATGVTLVEAYGLTETSPAACINPLNLAEYNGAIGLPIPSTDACVKDDNGKTLTPGEVGELCIKGPQVMKGYWQRPEESAQAIDADGWLHTGDMARMDEHGFFYIVDRKKDMILVSGFNVYPNEVEDVIAMMPGVLEVAAVGVPDEKSGEVVKVVIVKKDPNLTAEMVKEHARANLTGYKHPRIVEFRKELPKTNVGKILRRELRDTPPA, from the coding sequence ATGAGTCTGGAACGTCCCTGGCTGCAGAGCTATCCCAACGGCGTACCTGCCGAGATCGACGTCAACGAGTTCGCTTCGGTCTCTGCCGTGTTCGATACCTCGGTGGCCAAGTACCGCGACCGTCCCGCCTACTCCAGTTTCGGCAAGCAGCTCACCTATGGTGAAACCGACGCGCTGGTGGAGCAGTTCGCTGCCTACCTGCTCGGCGAGCTGCAGCTGAAAAAGGGCGATCGCGTCGCCCTGATGATGCCCAACTGCCTGCAGTACCCGGTGGCCACCTTCGGCGTGCTGCGCGCCGGCCTCACCGTGGTCAACGTCAACCCGCTGTACACCGCGCGCGAGCTCAAGCACCAGCTGGTGGATTCCGGCGCTGCGGTGCTGGTCGTGGTCGACAACTTCGGCGACACCGTCCAGCAGGTCCTTGCCGACACCCCGATCAAGCAGGTCATCACCACCGGCCTGGGCGACATGCTCGGTGCCAAGGGCCTGCTGGTGAACTTCGTGTTGAAGTACATCAAGAAGATGGTGCCCAACTACAGCATCCGCGGCGCGGTGCGCTTCAACCAGGCACTCAAGCTGGGCAGCCGCCACACCCTGCCCAAGGTCGAGATCGACCATGAGGATGTGGCTTTCCTGCAGTACACCGGCGGCACCACGGGCGTGGCCAAGGGCGCCATGCTCACCAACCGCAACCTGATCGCCAACATGCAGCAGGCCTCGGCGTGGCTGTCCACGTCGGGCATCGAGCCGGGCAAGGAAGTGATCATCACGGCGCTGCCGCTGTATCACATCTTCGCGTTGACGGCGAACGGCCTGGTCTTCATGAAGTTCGGTGGCTGCAACCACCTGATCACCAACCCGCGCGACATGAAGGGCTTCGTCAAGGAGCTCAAGGCCACCCGCTTCACCGCCATCACCGGCGTCAACACGCTGTTCAACGGCCTGCTCAACACGCCCGGTTTCGACGAGATCGACTTCTCCACCGTGAAGTTCACCCTGGGCGGCGGCATGGCCGTGCAGCGCGCGGTCGCCGAGCGCTGGAAGAAGGCCACGGGCGTGACCCTGGTCGAGGCCTATGGCCTGACCGAAACCTCGCCGGCCGCCTGCATCAACCCGCTCAACCTGGCCGAGTACAACGGCGCGATCGGCCTGCCGATCCCGTCCACCGATGCGTGCGTCAAGGATGACAACGGCAAGACGCTGACCCCGGGCGAAGTGGGCGAGCTGTGCATCAAGGGCCCGCAGGTGATGAAGGGCTACTGGCAGCGGCCGGAAGAAAGCGCCCAGGCCATCGACGCCGACGGTTGGCTGCACACCGGCGACATGGCGCGGATGGACGAGCACGGCTTCTTCTACATCGTCGACCGCAAGAAGGACATGATCCTGGTGTCCGGCTTCAACGTGTACCCCAACGAGGTCGAAGACGTCATCGCGATGATGCCTGGCGTGCTCGAAGTGGCCGCAGTCGGCGTGCCCGACGAGAAGTCCGGCGAAGTGGTCAAGGTGGTCATCGTCAAGAAGGACCCGAACCTGACCGCCGAGATGGTCAAGGAACACGCCCGGGCCAACCTGACCGGGTACAAGCACCCCCGGATCGTGGAGTTCCGCAAGGAACTGCCGAAGACCAACGTCGGCAAGATCCTGCGCCGCGAACTGCGCGATACGCCACCGGCGTAA
- a CDS encoding M48 family metallopeptidase: protein MRKSSSAVLLALACFAAGNASAIDLKSLAGTGMKAGQALTLSDADVAKAADQACAYMDKDNKIAPANSPYAQRLAKITQGLANEDGLNLNFKVYLTEDVNAWAMANGCVRVYSGLMDMASDDEVRGVIGHEIGHVKLGHSKTKMRTAMLTSAGRDTLAASGNANVADLTQGQLGELAEGFVNAQFSQKEESAADEYGYRFMKRHSYDPAALASMFRKLSSEGGLMSSHPGSEARAGRIDAMIKKDGKR, encoded by the coding sequence ATGAGGAAGTCATCCTCCGCTGTTCTGCTGGCCCTGGCCTGCTTCGCCGCTGGCAACGCCTCGGCCATCGACCTGAAGTCGCTGGCCGGCACCGGCATGAAGGCCGGCCAGGCCCTGACCCTGTCCGATGCCGACGTGGCCAAGGCCGCCGACCAGGCCTGCGCCTACATGGACAAGGACAACAAGATCGCCCCGGCCAACAGCCCGTATGCCCAGCGCCTGGCCAAGATCACCCAGGGCCTGGCCAACGAAGACGGCCTGAACCTCAACTTCAAGGTCTACCTCACCGAAGACGTCAACGCCTGGGCCATGGCCAACGGCTGCGTGCGCGTGTACTCGGGCCTGATGGACATGGCCTCCGACGACGAAGTGCGTGGTGTGATCGGCCACGAAATCGGCCACGTGAAGCTGGGCCACAGCAAGACCAAGATGCGCACCGCCATGCTGACTTCGGCCGGTCGCGACACCCTGGCCGCCTCCGGCAACGCCAACGTCGCCGACCTGACCCAGGGCCAGCTGGGCGAGTTGGCCGAAGGCTTCGTCAACGCCCAGTTCTCGCAGAAGGAAGAGAGCGCGGCCGACGAGTACGGCTACCGCTTCATGAAGCGCCACAGCTACGACCCGGCCGCGCTGGCCAGCATGTTCCGCAAGCTGTCCAGCGAAGGTGGCCTGATGTCCTCGCACCCGGGCTCGGAAGCACGCGCCGGTCGCATCGACGCGATGATCAAGAAAGACGGCAAGCGCTGA
- a CDS encoding response regulator, with product MQGASVQSGGVSFPQHVPVWSRKTAEAALNIVIVDDQTSARTMLRHVIEDIAPELSVHDFGDPLTALAWCESHPVDLLLLDYRMPEMDGLEFARRFRRLPKHRDIPVILITVVGDEPIRQAALEAGVIDFLVKPIRPRELRARCYNLLQLRQQSENVKQRALSLEQRLLASMHEVEERERETLSRLARAIEFRDAGTSAYLERMAHVAGLIAEQLGLPEEECKLIEMAAPLHDMGKIAIPDAVLLKQGKLNEEELAIMRRHPRIGYELLSGSQNRFIQVGALIALRHHERYDGSGYPDGLIGDAIPLEARIVAVADVFDALISPRPYKEAWTMEATMAYLYAQRGRLFDPRCVDALMKGREQLEEICAQHSTASTRPGM from the coding sequence ATGCAAGGTGCCAGTGTGCAGAGTGGCGGAGTATCCTTTCCGCAGCATGTTCCAGTGTGGTCCAGGAAGACGGCGGAAGCAGCCTTGAATATTGTCATCGTTGACGATCAGACGTCCGCGCGCACCATGCTGCGTCATGTCATCGAGGACATCGCGCCGGAACTGAGCGTGCACGACTTCGGTGACCCGCTCACCGCGCTGGCCTGGTGCGAGTCGCACCCGGTCGATCTGTTGCTGCTCGACTACCGCATGCCGGAAATGGACGGGCTGGAATTCGCCCGCCGGTTCCGCCGCCTGCCCAAGCACCGCGACATCCCGGTGATCCTGATCACCGTGGTCGGCGACGAGCCGATCCGCCAGGCCGCGCTGGAAGCCGGCGTGATCGATTTCCTGGTCAAGCCCATCCGCCCGCGCGAACTGCGCGCGCGCTGCTACAACCTGCTGCAGCTGCGCCAGCAATCGGAAAACGTCAAACAGCGTGCGCTGTCGCTGGAGCAGCGCCTGCTGGCCAGCATGCACGAAGTGGAAGAGCGCGAACGCGAAACCCTGTCGCGGTTGGCGCGTGCGATCGAGTTCCGTGATGCCGGCACCAGCGCCTACCTCGAGCGCATGGCGCACGTGGCCGGGTTGATCGCCGAACAACTCGGCCTGCCCGAGGAAGAGTGCAAGCTGATCGAAATGGCCGCGCCGCTGCACGACATGGGCAAGATCGCCATTCCCGATGCAGTGCTGCTCAAGCAGGGCAAGCTCAACGAAGAAGAGCTGGCGATCATGCGCCGGCACCCGCGGATCGGCTACGAGCTGCTCAGCGGCAGCCAGAACCGCTTCATCCAGGTGGGCGCGCTGATCGCGCTGCGCCACCACGAGCGTTATGACGGCAGCGGTTACCCCGACGGCCTGATCGGCGATGCGATCCCGCTGGAAGCGCGGATCGTGGCGGTGGCGGATGTGTTCGACGCGCTGATCTCGCCCCGCCCGTACAAGGAAGCGTGGACGATGGAAGCCACCATGGCCTACCTGTACGCGCAGCGTGGCCGCCTGTTCGACCCGCGCTGCGTGGACGCGCTGATGAAGGGCCGCGAGCAGCTGGAAGAGATCTGCGCCCAGCACTCGACCGCCTCGACCCGCCCGGGAATGTGA